From Quercus lobata isolate SW786 chromosome 1, ValleyOak3.0 Primary Assembly, whole genome shotgun sequence, one genomic window encodes:
- the LOC115988549 gene encoding phototropin-1: MEEESDKPTTLIPPLTRDSRGSLEVFNPSTYSTTRPTNNNPSGFSSHPTWQNWKEPRGSIPEPPDHQLSSSKSGRAEEITSWMALKDPTPQPPSQPPQTQKTLSAFIDENNSVSGEPAVTDAAAVQRAAEWGLVLKTDTETGKPQGVSVRSSSEEANNNDNKVGTSRRNSNNSVRSSGELSDDPRGNNFIPRVSEDLKDALSAFQQTFVVSDATKPDYPIMYASAGFFKMTGYTSKEIVGRNCRFLQGADTDPEDVAKIREALQRGSSYCGRLLNYKKDGTPFWNLLTISPIKDDTGKVLKFIGMQVEVSKHTEGAKGKMLRPNGLPESLIRYDARQKERATSSVTELVQAVKRPRALSESANRPVFRKSGGGREEGEERVEVIARRNSESFAPPRRNSLGGGPRISMQRISELPEKKEKKSGRRSLMGKIKKSQPDSDIFDSEFAEHDDWSDEDDDESRDSVDDNTRKKEMRKGIDLATTLERIEKNFVITDPRLPDNPIIFASDSFLELTEYSREEILGRNCRFLQGPETDPATVRKIREAIDNQTEVTVQLINYTKTGKKFWNLFHLQPMRDQKGEVQYFIGVQLDGSQHVEPLGNCIPEDTAKESEKLVISTAENVNEAVRELPDANLKPEDLWINHSKVVHPKPHRKGTTSWSAIQKILDSGEQIGLKHFQPIKPLGCGDTGSVHLVELCGTGLYFAMKAMDKDVMLNRNKVHRACAEREILDMLDHPFLPALYASFQTKTHVCLITDYCPGGELFMLLDRQPTKALKEDAVRFYAAEVVIALEYLHCLGIIYRDLKPENVLLQSNGHVSLTDFDLSCLTSCKPQLLIPAIVEKKKKRKGQPNPIFMAEPMRASNSFVGTEEYIAPEIITGAGHTSAVDWWALGILLYEMFYAYTPFRGKTRQKTFANILQKDLKFPGRIQVSFHAKQLMYRLLHRDPKNRLGSREGADEIKRHPFFRGVNWALVRCMNPPELDAPLFGTTEAEKEAKIVNPELEDLQTNVF; the protein is encoded by the exons ATGGAAGAAGAATCAGATAAGCCAACGACTCTGATACCGCCATTAACAAGAGACTCACGCGGTTCGCTCGAGGTGTTCAATCCCTCAACCTACTCCACAACCAGGCCAACCAACAACAACCCATCTGGCTTCAGCTCCCATCCCACGTGGCAGAACTGGAAAGAGCCACGTGGCAGCATACCGGAACCACCGGACCACCAGCTCTCCTCCTCCAAGTCTGGCAGAGCCGAAGAAATCACTTCATGGATGGCTCTCAAGGACCCAACTCCACAACCACCGTCACAACCGCCGCAGACCCAGAAAACCTTATCTGCATTCATCGACGAAAACAATTCGGTATCGGGCGAACCGGCGGTTACCGATGCGGCGGCGGTACAGAGAGCAGCCGAGTGGGGATTGGTGCTGAAAACCGATACGGAGACCGGAAAGCCACAAGGCGTGTCGGTGAGGAGTTCGAGTGAGGAGGcgaataataatgataataaggTGGGTACTTCGAGAAGAAACTCGAACAACTCGGTGCGTAGCTCGGGCGAGTTATCGGACGATCCGAGAGGGAACAATTTCATTCCGAGAGTTTCGGAGGACTTAAAAGATGCACTATCGGCTTTTCAACAAACTTTCGTTGTATCGGATGCGACCAAACCCGATTATCCGATAATGTACGCGAGTGCCGGGTTCTTCAAGATGACCGGTTACACTTCCAAAGAGATCGTAGGAAGGAATTG CCGGTTTTTACAGGGTGCAGATACGGACCCAGAGGATGTAGCTAAGATAAGGGAAGCGTTGCAGAGAGGGTCAAGTTACTGTGGAAGATTGCTCAATTACAAGAAGGATGGCACTCCCTTTTGGAATTTACTCACCATTTCACCCATCAAGGACGATACTGGCAAAGTCCTTAAATTTATCGG AATGCAAGTGGAGGTGAGTAAGCATACAGAAGGGGCCAAGGGTAAGATGTTGCGTCCCAATGGATTGCCCGAGTCATTGATTCGATATGATG CTCGTCAGAAAGAAAGAGCTACTAGTTCAGTAACTGAGCTTGTGCAGGCGGTGAAGAGACCTCGTGCACTCAGTGAATCAGCAAATCGTCCCGTCTTCCGAAAATCGGGAGGTGGCAGGGAAGAGGGAGAGGAGAGAGTTGAAGTTATAGCAAGGAGAAATTCAGAGAGTTTTGCTCCACCTAGAAGGAACTCACTCGGGGGTGGTCCAAGAATTTCAATGCAGCGTATCAGTGAGTTgcctgaaaagaaagagaaaaaatctGGTCGCCGTTCTTTAATGGG GAAAATTAAGAAAAGCCAACCCGACAGTGATATCTTTGACTCTGAGTTTGCTGAGCATGATGATTGgagtgatgaagatgatgatgagagTCGTGACAGTGTTGATGACAACACCAGAAAGAAGGAGATGAGAAAGGGAATTGATCTTGCTACTACACTCGAACGTATAGAGAAAAACTTTGTCATTACTGATCCAAGGCTGCCTGATAATCCCATT ATTTTTGCATCTGATAGCTTCCTAGAGCTTACAGAATATAGTCGTGAAGAAATCCTGGGAAGAAATTGCAG GTTTCTGCAAGGACCTGAAACTGATCCTGCAACTGTGAGGAAAATTAGAGAGGCCATAGACAACCAAACAGAAGTCACTGTCCAGCTCATTAACTACACGAAGACTG GTAAAAAGTTCTGGAACTTGTTTCATTTGCAACCTATGCGTGACCAAAAG GGAGAAGTACAATACTTTATTGGGGTACAACTAGATGGTAGTCAGCATGTTGAGCCACTTGGCAACTGTATCCCGGAAGACACTGCAAAAGAGAGTGAAAAACTG GTCATATCAACTGCAGAAAATGTTAACGAGGCAGTGAGAGAACTTCCAGATGCCAATTTG AAACCAGAAGATTTATGGATTAACCATTCCAAGGTAGTTCATCCAAAACCTCATAGGAAGGGCACCACCTCTTGGAGTGCTATCCAAAAG ATTCTAGATAGTGGAGAGCAGATAGGATTGAAACATTTTCAGCCAATAAAACCCTTGGGATGTGGTGATACTGGGAG TGTGCATTTGGTGGAATTGTGTGGAACTGGCTTGTATTTTGCCATGAAGGCAATGGATAAAGATGTTATGCTCAACCGAAACAAg GTGCATAGAGCTTGTGCAGAGAGAGAAATCCTTGACATGTTAGACCACCCTTTTCTTCCGGCACTGTATGCTTCATTTCAG ACCAAAACACATGTTTGTCTGATAACTGATTACTGCCCTGGTGGAGAACTCTTCATGCTTTTGGACAGACAACCCACAAAGGCCTTGAAGGAAGATGCAGTGAG ATTTTATGCTGCAGAGGTAGTCATTGCATTGGAGTACCTTCATTGTCTGG GGATAATTTACAGGGATTTGAAGCCTGAAAATGTTTTACTCCAGAGCAATGGGCATGTGTCCTTGACAGATTTTGATTTGTCATGTTTGACATCTTGCAAACCACAG CTTTTGATTCCAGCTATagttgaaaagaagaagaaacggAAGGGTCAACCAAATCCAATTTTTATGGCTGAACCTATGCGAGCATCAAATTCTTTTGTTGGCACTGAGGAGTACATAGCTCCG GAAATCATAACTGGGGCAGGCCATACTAGTGCGGTGGACTGGTGGGCTCttg GCATTCTTCTATATGAAATGTTCTACGCATATACACCATTTAGGGGAAAGACAAGGCAAAAGACATTTGCAAATATTCTTCAAAAGGATCTTAAATTTCCAGGAAGAATACAG GTAAGTTTCCATGCAAAGCAGTTAATGTACCGATTGTTGCACAGAGATCCCAAAAACAGATTGGGTTCTCGGGAAGGAGCAGATGAAATTAAGCGTCACCCATTTTTCCGGGGTGTCAATTGGGCTCTAGTTCGCTGTATG AACCCTCCTGAACTTGATGCTCCACTCTTTGGAACAACTGAAGCTGAGAAGGAAGCCAAAATTGTGAATCCGGAATTAGAGGACCTTCAGACGaatgttttttaa